Proteins encoded by one window of Chryseobacterium foetidum:
- a CDS encoding glycosyltransferase family 117 protein produces the protein MKNWTFRQWNTVLGWVIFAIAFITYLSTIEPNFSFWDCGEYISSAVKLEVTHAPGAALFQIVGAVAGIFAFGRGENYSVVINGMSALFSAFTILFLFWTITHFVRRLLNKDFEEINRHQEIAILFAGVIGSLCFTFSDTFWFSAVEGEVYSMASMFIALLVWLITKWENEYLAADADRWIVLIFFIVGLSVGVHMMCMLAIPAVCLVYYARNYEFTWKNFIIANGVTLLILIIVFKLIFPLIMTMFGRLEIFMVNGIGLPFHSGTIAGFIVMVAVSYFIIKYARKAKKKIYQTIALSSVFMVIGFSCWMVIPIRANANPPMNLNDPDTAIGMLDYYNREQYGDWPTIYGQNYTAFLDANGIEKNDDGSFKTNKTGEIYEKDEKTGTYRKTGDRFNYVFNKDHVSLMPRMFNEDKAVMANYMAMYGAPDFTFNFDNPDVADSPEAQQIFNELRTKYDNKDISVSDYLKVRPYNLIKVQRPSFVDNMHYFITFQNGYYFVRYLFWNFAGRQNDLEGNQEITRGNWISGIPFIDNALYGDQNAMPSKFRNESTVAFFFLPMLLGVLGCYFQLNRDFGRFYALLSLFVLTSIGIVFYTGMKPYEPRERDYATVGSFYAFAIWIGLGAGGILWYLQSKVKSNLANIGFGAVLMGIPLMMGFQNYNSHDRSGRYTAYDYSYSMLKSLPKDDILFVYGDNDTYPVWALQETERFRDDVKVVNFTLLSTPWNIDQVKRRTYNAMPVPGQLKHDDYRDGVNDQIYMMKPGDWKNVFANLQEKGTAESVMRAFQGYLEKDSMTIKEAVEFIKIQSPEKDEVLKEIFGGDKYEKYNFLPVNKFVIPVNKANAVKSGTISAEDLPNVVDHITVDYKANTLYKGNLIMFDILANFDWKRTINFSTGGVYDSENIFFLDDYLQFDGFSYRLVPIRTPRSSDGEMGRVDGNSLYNIVKNYKWGNFKDLNVHFDETATSNIIGYRSAASRAAAALALQGDKKKALEILDLASKEIPASKYNDPRSLSSMVNGYIMAGQEKKALEIAETLKKGIFDEYDFYLTLDAAEQRNIGRQMRSKPAEYSLVVTAVTDAYRKLGQNQKAYDYLVKSMEPIDKKFNAFVKKAQSMGKDKARNEIENNAQKITSYYSYLMDVIEPIDSNFAKQKEEQINNSLIKAIQ, from the coding sequence ATGAAAAACTGGACTTTCAGGCAATGGAATACCGTTCTCGGATGGGTGATATTCGCCATTGCATTTATCACGTATCTCTCAACCATAGAACCCAACTTTAGTTTTTGGGATTGTGGCGAGTACATTTCTTCTGCCGTAAAACTTGAGGTAACCCACGCTCCGGGCGCCGCACTTTTTCAAATCGTTGGTGCTGTGGCAGGAATTTTTGCTTTCGGTAGAGGCGAAAACTATTCGGTTGTGATTAACGGAATGTCTGCGCTTTTCAGTGCTTTCACCATTCTCTTTCTTTTCTGGACGATCACGCACTTCGTGAGAAGACTTCTGAATAAGGATTTTGAAGAAATCAACAGACATCAGGAGATTGCTATTCTTTTTGCAGGAGTAATCGGATCATTGTGTTTCACATTTTCAGATACATTCTGGTTTTCGGCTGTGGAAGGAGAGGTGTATTCTATGGCCTCAATGTTTATCGCCCTGCTCGTTTGGCTGATAACCAAGTGGGAAAACGAATATCTTGCGGCAGATGCTGACCGCTGGATCGTATTAATATTCTTCATTGTAGGGCTGTCAGTGGGTGTTCACATGATGTGTATGTTGGCAATTCCTGCTGTTTGTCTTGTTTATTACGCAAGAAACTATGAATTTACATGGAAGAATTTCATCATAGCCAATGGCGTTACGCTTTTAATTTTAATCATTGTATTTAAACTTATCTTCCCGCTGATCATGACGATGTTCGGAAGACTGGAAATTTTCATGGTAAACGGAATAGGATTGCCTTTCCACTCGGGAACGATTGCAGGATTTATCGTAATGGTTGCTGTTTCTTATTTCATTATCAAATATGCCAGAAAAGCTAAAAAGAAAATTTATCAGACAATAGCACTTTCGTCAGTATTTATGGTGATTGGTTTCTCCTGCTGGATGGTTATTCCCATCAGAGCCAACGCCAACCCGCCAATGAACCTGAATGATCCCGATACCGCAATCGGAATGCTGGATTATTACAACAGAGAGCAGTACGGTGACTGGCCAACGATTTACGGACAAAACTACACTGCATTTCTGGATGCCAACGGTATCGAAAAAAATGACGACGGAAGTTTTAAAACCAATAAAACCGGAGAAATCTACGAAAAAGATGAGAAAACCGGAACGTACAGAAAAACAGGTGACAGATTCAATTACGTTTTCAATAAGGATCATGTAAGCCTTATGCCGAGAATGTTTAATGAAGATAAAGCTGTAATGGCCAACTATATGGCGATGTACGGTGCACCGGATTTCACTTTTAATTTTGATAATCCAGATGTTGCAGACAGCCCTGAAGCTCAGCAAATCTTCAACGAACTCAGAACCAAATATGATAACAAAGATATTTCGGTTTCGGATTATCTTAAGGTAAGACCTTATAATTTAATTAAAGTTCAGAGACCTTCCTTTGTAGACAACATGCACTATTTTATCACGTTCCAAAACGGATATTATTTTGTAAGATACCTTTTCTGGAACTTTGCAGGAAGACAGAATGACCTTGAAGGCAATCAGGAAATCACAAGAGGAAACTGGATTTCAGGAATTCCTTTTATTGACAATGCTTTGTATGGTGATCAGAATGCGATGCCCTCGAAATTCAGAAATGAAAGCACGGTAGCATTCTTTTTCCTGCCGATGCTTCTTGGAGTTTTAGGTTGTTATTTTCAGCTCAACAGAGACTTCGGAAGATTCTATGCATTGCTGTCTTTATTTGTTTTAACAAGCATCGGAATCGTTTTCTATACAGGTATGAAACCTTATGAGCCACGCGAGCGAGATTACGCAACGGTCGGTTCCTTTTATGCCTTTGCCATTTGGATCGGTTTAGGAGCCGGAGGAATTTTATGGTACCTTCAGTCTAAAGTAAAATCAAATTTAGCCAATATCGGTTTTGGTGCTGTTTTAATGGGAATTCCACTAATGATGGGCTTCCAGAATTATAATTCGCATGACAGAAGCGGTCGCTACACAGCTTATGATTATTCTTATTCCATGTTGAAATCTCTTCCAAAAGACGATATCTTATTTGTTTACGGAGATAATGATACATATCCGGTTTGGGCATTGCAGGAAACTGAAAGATTCAGGGATGATGTAAAAGTGGTCAACTTTACACTTCTTTCAACTCCGTGGAATATAGATCAGGTAAAAAGAAGAACCTATAACGCAATGCCGGTTCCAGGACAGCTTAAACACGACGACTACCGTGACGGCGTAAACGATCAGATTTACATGATGAAACCTGGCGACTGGAAAAATGTTTTTGCAAATTTACAGGAAAAGGGAACTGCTGAAAGTGTTATGAGAGCTTTCCAGGGATATTTAGAGAAAGATTCAATGACGATTAAGGAAGCCGTGGAATTTATTAAAATTCAGTCTCCGGAAAAGGATGAAGTATTAAAGGAAATCTTTGGCGGAGATAAATATGAAAAATACAATTTCCTGCCGGTAAATAAATTTGTCATCCCTGTCAACAAAGCCAACGCAGTAAAATCAGGAACAATTTCAGCAGAAGATTTACCGAATGTTGTAGATCACATTACTGTAGATTATAAGGCAAATACTTTGTACAAAGGCAACCTGATTATGTTTGATATTTTAGCCAACTTTGACTGGAAAAGAACGATCAACTTCTCTACGGGAGGTGTGTATGACAGTGAAAATATTTTCTTTTTGGACGATTATCTTCAGTTCGACGGTTTCAGTTACAGATTAGTTCCGATTCGTACGCCAAGAAGCAGTGACGGTGAAATGGGAAGAGTAGACGGAAATTCGCTTTACAACATTGTAAAAAATTACAAATGGGGCAATTTCAAAGATCTGAATGTTCATTTTGATGAAACTGCCACTTCAAATATCATCGGCTACAGAAGTGCGGCGAGCAGAGCAGCAGCAGCTTTAGCTTTACAAGGTGATAAGAAAAAAGCTTTGGAAATTCTTGATTTGGCATCAAAGGAAATCCCAGCGTCCAAATACAATGATCCAAGATCTCTTAGCTCAATGGTGAACGGATACATCATGGCAGGACAGGAGAAAAAAGCTTTGGAAATCGCAGAAACGCTGAAAAAAGGAATTTTTGATGAATATGATTTCTATTTAACTTTAGATGCTGCTGAGCAGAGAAATATCGGAAGACAGATGAGATCAAAACCTGCTGAGTATTCCTTAGTTGTGACAGCGGTAACCGATGCCTACAGGAAATTGGGTCAGAATCAGAAAGCTTACGATTATCTTGTGAAATCTATGGAGCCTATCGATAAAAAATTCAATGCATTTGTGAAAAAAGCCCAGTCTATGGGGAAAGACAAAGCAAGAAATGAAATTGAAAACAACGCTCAGAAAATTACTTCCTATTATTCTTATCTGATGGATGTGATAGAGCCGATTGATTCTAATTTTGCAAAGCAGAAAGAAGAACAGATCAACAATTCACTCATAAAAGCAATACAGTAG
- a CDS encoding PLP-dependent cysteine synthase family protein, whose amino-acid sequence MSNVYDNILGLIGNTPMVKLNTVTKDIPATVYAKLESCNPGHSTKDRIALHIIENAEKKGLLNSESVVVETTSGNTGFSIAMVCIIKGYKCILAVSDKTKAEKIAYLKSLGAQVYICPANVPANDPRSYYEVAKRIAAETPNSVYINQYFNELNVDAHYQTTGPEIWEQTQGKITHLFACTGTGGTLSGSAKFLKEKNPDIKIIGVDADGSILKSFHETGEIHKEDVHPYQIEGMGKNLIPSALLFDKIDEFVRVNDEMSAYRTREIALKEAIMGGYTTGAVTQGLIQYANSHQFAENDLVVLIYPDHGSRYITKVYSDKWMEEQGFINNCFHNYDEVFKTEIIK is encoded by the coding sequence ATGAGTAATGTTTACGATAATATTCTTGGCCTTATAGGAAACACTCCTATGGTGAAGCTTAACACTGTCACAAAAGACATCCCAGCAACCGTATATGCCAAGTTAGAATCATGTAATCCTGGACATTCAACCAAAGATAGAATTGCTCTTCATATTATAGAAAACGCAGAAAAAAAAGGTTTATTGAACAGTGAATCTGTAGTAGTGGAAACCACTTCCGGAAATACCGGATTTTCTATTGCTATGGTTTGTATTATAAAAGGATACAAATGTATTCTCGCCGTAAGTGACAAAACGAAAGCCGAGAAAATTGCCTACCTGAAATCTTTGGGCGCGCAGGTTTATATATGCCCGGCCAACGTTCCGGCAAATGATCCGAGATCATACTACGAAGTTGCAAAAAGAATTGCAGCCGAAACACCTAACTCGGTGTATATCAATCAGTATTTCAACGAGCTTAATGTTGATGCCCATTATCAGACCACAGGTCCTGAAATCTGGGAACAGACTCAGGGAAAAATTACACACCTTTTTGCCTGCACCGGAACAGGCGGAACTTTATCAGGGTCTGCTAAGTTTTTAAAAGAAAAAAATCCAGACATCAAAATTATCGGTGTGGATGCTGACGGTTCTATTTTGAAAAGCTTCCACGAAACCGGAGAAATTCACAAAGAAGACGTACATCCTTATCAGATTGAGGGAATGGGAAAAAATCTAATCCCTTCTGCCCTTTTATTTGACAAAATCGATGAGTTTGTAAGAGTGAACGACGAAATGTCTGCTTACAGAACCAGAGAAATCGCTTTGAAAGAAGCTATTATGGGAGGTTATACTACAGGAGCTGTTACACAGGGGCTTATTCAATACGCAAACTCTCATCAGTTTGCAGAAAATGACCTTGTTGTTTTAATCTATCCCGATCACGGCTCAAGATACATCACAAAAGTCTACAGCGACAAATGGATGGAAGAACAGGGATTCATCAACAATTGCTTTCATAATTATGACGAAGTTTTCAAAACAGAAATCATTAAATAA
- a CDS encoding aminotransferase class I/II-fold pyridoxal phosphate-dependent enzyme, whose protein sequence is MVDIFERIKQNPGPLGQFADYAEGYFVFPKLEGPIGPRMKFQGKEVIFWSANDYLGLCNHPEVLEADAKAAAEFGMFYPMGARAMSGETQQHQQLEKELAEFTQKEASYLLNFGYQGMVSCIDALVTRHDVIVYDADSHACIVDGVRLHMGKSFTFKHNDIESLEKNLARATKVAEENGGGILVITEGVFGMRGMQGKLKEICDLKSKFNFRLLVDDAHGFGTLGKTGAGAGEEQGCQDQIDVYFSTFAKSMAGFGAFLSGDQKIIQFLKYNLRSQIFAKSLTMPMVIGGLKRLELLRTRPEIKDKLWENVTKLQNGLKERGFNLGNTDTCVTPVFIKGTTIEATLLAKDLRENYGVFTSVVVYPVIPKGMILLRLIPTASHTDSEINETLAAFEGIKEKLETGVYAEMEKEMNIEYKQN, encoded by the coding sequence ATGGTAGATATATTTGAAAGAATAAAACAAAATCCGGGACCATTGGGTCAGTTTGCAGATTATGCAGAAGGATATTTTGTTTTTCCGAAACTGGAAGGACCTATTGGCCCAAGAATGAAATTCCAGGGTAAAGAAGTAATTTTCTGGAGTGCCAACGATTATTTGGGATTGTGCAACCATCCTGAAGTTTTGGAAGCTGATGCAAAAGCAGCGGCAGAATTCGGAATGTTTTATCCGATGGGAGCAAGAGCAATGTCAGGTGAAACCCAGCAGCACCAGCAGTTGGAGAAAGAGCTGGCAGAGTTTACACAGAAAGAAGCTTCCTATCTTTTGAATTTTGGCTATCAGGGAATGGTTTCATGTATAGATGCGTTGGTTACAAGACACGACGTGATCGTTTATGACGCAGATTCTCACGCATGTATTGTTGACGGCGTTCGTCTTCACATGGGAAAAAGTTTTACTTTCAAACACAATGATATTGAAAGTTTGGAAAAAAACCTTGCAAGAGCAACAAAAGTAGCTGAAGAAAACGGTGGCGGAATTTTAGTAATCACCGAAGGTGTTTTCGGAATGAGAGGAATGCAGGGTAAACTTAAAGAAATCTGTGATTTAAAATCTAAATTCAATTTCAGACTTTTGGTTGATGATGCACACGGTTTCGGAACTTTGGGTAAAACCGGAGCGGGAGCTGGTGAGGAGCAGGGATGTCAGGATCAGATTGATGTGTACTTCTCGACTTTCGCTAAATCAATGGCTGGTTTTGGCGCGTTTTTATCAGGAGATCAGAAAATTATACAGTTTCTGAAGTATAATCTTCGTTCTCAGATTTTTGCTAAATCTTTAACAATGCCAATGGTAATCGGAGGTTTGAAGAGATTGGAATTATTAAGAACCCGTCCGGAAATTAAAGACAAGTTATGGGAAAACGTAACTAAACTTCAGAACGGATTAAAAGAAAGAGGTTTCAACCTTGGAAATACGGATACCTGTGTAACGCCGGTCTTTATTAAAGGAACTACAATTGAAGCAACACTTTTAGCAAAAGATTTAAGAGAAAACTACGGTGTATTCACTTCTGTGGTGGTATATCCGGTAATTCCAAAGGGGATGATTTTATTAAGATTAATTCCTACAGCATCGCACACAGACTCAGAAATCAATGAAACTTTGGCAGCTTTTGAAGGCATCAAAGAAAAACTGGAAACTGGTGTTTACGCAGAAATGGAAAAAGAAATGAACATCGAGTACAAGCAAAACTAA
- a CDS encoding glucosaminidase domain-containing protein — MKHSFTYLRIVILSLVFSFVSLQVNAQTQSYIQKNKTLAEKLSSKYGIPSSVILAIAFVETGGGTSRNSKALNNHFGIVGKNSIGSKYKQFESKEESYEAFCKLIVKKKYYTALKGTEDFGKWVKAIANAGYSTQPGEWMRRINSIIHKYQLKD; from the coding sequence ATGAAACACAGTTTTACGTACTTAAGAATTGTAATTTTGAGTTTGGTATTCAGCTTCGTTTCTTTACAGGTAAATGCACAGACACAAAGCTATATACAGAAAAACAAAACTCTCGCAGAAAAATTATCATCCAAGTACGGTATACCAAGCTCTGTAATACTTGCAATAGCATTCGTAGAAACAGGGGGCGGCACAAGCAGAAATTCCAAAGCATTAAACAATCATTTCGGGATTGTAGGCAAAAACAGTATCGGTTCAAAATACAAACAGTTTGAATCTAAAGAAGAAAGTTACGAGGCATTTTGCAAACTGATCGTAAAAAAGAAATACTACACCGCCCTGAAAGGCACTGAGGATTTCGGAAAATGGGTGAAAGCAATTGCCAACGCAGGCTACTCTACACAGCCCGGAGAATGGATGAGAAGAATTAATTCCATCATTCACAAGTACCAACTTAAAGACTAA
- a CDS encoding SGNH/GDSL hydrolase family protein, with protein MFENKNWRVVSLITICFCLYFIFSVLSFAFGFRWEPFEKVNLITDVFKFDEKENADAEKIAKVDPKNPNLATDFELYKKPDLVTRFYKDQNVNVLPYFSEKLHQIKSTGKGKLRIAYFGDSMIEGDLLTQTLRQLLQKEFGGYGVGFLPVQTNVGSFRKTASVKGNGWKTVNFMDKGASNMYISGFSFSGGGNSTLTDKSVGSVPSLQKYLIFGNASGANVNFNGSNISLQGNSMVNSQMLSSDTLKTVSLRSNSSGLQVYGMSFESENGIILDNFSFRGITGIEFKKIDENFLKAVQNTNHYDLIVMQYGVNLLWKPDTKDFSFYTKNMKPVLEKFNKAFPETDILLVSSADRAFMYNGTYETATGLPNVLETQAKLAFDHNLAFFNLFETMGGKNSIVGWASQNPPLANKDYIHPNGKGTDVLAQKIYQALMKDYKKYKPTTPDTK; from the coding sequence ATGTTTGAAAATAAGAATTGGCGGGTGGTATCACTGATTACCATTTGCTTCTGTCTATACTTCATTTTCTCTGTACTTAGTTTTGCTTTTGGTTTTCGGTGGGAACCTTTCGAAAAAGTAAATCTGATTACTGATGTTTTTAAGTTTGATGAAAAAGAAAATGCAGATGCCGAAAAAATTGCCAAAGTAGATCCCAAGAATCCAAACTTAGCAACCGATTTCGAACTTTATAAAAAACCTGATTTGGTTACCCGTTTTTACAAGGATCAAAATGTGAATGTACTTCCCTATTTTTCGGAAAAACTTCATCAGATAAAATCAACGGGAAAAGGAAAACTGAGAATTGCCTATTTTGGCGACAGCATGATCGAGGGTGACCTGCTTACACAGACGCTTCGTCAGCTTCTTCAGAAAGAATTTGGCGGTTACGGCGTTGGTTTTCTTCCGGTGCAGACCAATGTGGGAAGTTTCAGAAAGACCGCTTCTGTGAAAGGAAACGGCTGGAAAACAGTCAATTTTATGGATAAGGGTGCTTCGAATATGTATATTTCCGGTTTCAGCTTCAGCGGCGGCGGAAATTCTACTTTAACCGACAAATCTGTTGGCTCGGTTCCCTCACTGCAAAAATATCTGATTTTCGGAAACGCTTCGGGTGCCAACGTTAATTTTAACGGTTCCAATATATCTCTTCAGGGAAATTCAATGGTAAATTCTCAGATGCTTTCTTCAGATACTTTAAAAACGGTCAGTCTAAGAAGCAATTCTTCGGGGCTGCAGGTGTATGGGATGAGTTTTGAATCTGAAAACGGTATTATCCTCGACAACTTTTCTTTCAGAGGAATTACGGGGATTGAATTTAAAAAGATTGATGAAAATTTTCTTAAAGCCGTTCAGAATACCAACCATTATGACTTAATTGTCATGCAATATGGTGTAAACCTTCTCTGGAAGCCCGATACAAAAGATTTTTCTTTCTATACCAAAAATATGAAACCTGTTTTGGAAAAATTCAACAAAGCTTTTCCTGAAACTGATATTTTACTCGTAAGCAGCGCCGACAGAGCCTTTATGTACAACGGAACTTATGAAACAGCCACCGGATTGCCCAATGTTCTTGAAACTCAGGCGAAACTTGCTTTCGATCATAATTTAGCCTTTTTCAATCTTTTTGAAACGATGGGTGGAAAAAACTCGATTGTCGGTTGGGCATCGCAGAATCCACCTTTGGCGAATAAAGACTACATCCATCCGAACGGGAAAGGCACCGATGTTTTGGCTCAGAAGATTTATCAGGCACTCATGAAAGATTACAAAAAATACAAACCAACGACTCCCGACACAAAATGA
- a CDS encoding MBOAT family O-acyltransferase — MKQLENFFSSFDWNAFLNQFLYDPKNPLLFNNGFFVYFFTLFILLFFLLKNHHTARRYVFTFFSLYFFYKASGWFVGLVVVSALINFALSNLIYRLKVKSGKTSLLILSIVINLAILFYYKYTNFFITVSNEIFTTELHPLHIILPIGISFFTFENLSYTIDVYRGDFEPAKKFTDYLLFLSFFPKLMMGPIVRAHDFVPQINKPYIISERDFAMGFYLIVSGLVKKLVISDYITLNLVNYIFDTPSLHAGLENLFAVYGYAMVIYCDFSGYSDIAIGIALWLGFKIPANFFSPYQSKNITEFWRRWHISLSSWLKDYLYIPLGGNRKFSVASIIFVTLFLVGAFLMSVNLFKLNYIYASLVSVVLLLIFLLPAIITKNSKGIAANFNLLTTMLLGGFWHGASWNFIIWGAIHGIGLGLHKIWMLLTGKALSGINNSLIYRIVMGVFTFHFVCFGWIFFRAENYDAAITMINQIVYNFDAEVFLPFYDNYKKVIWMIVFAMIIHLIPDDWAEKGVLKLKTIPLAAYILVFFGFLILYGYFKSVEQVLPIYLQF, encoded by the coding sequence ATGAAACAGTTAGAAAACTTTTTTTCTTCATTTGACTGGAATGCTTTTCTAAACCAGTTTCTCTACGATCCGAAAAATCCTTTGCTTTTTAATAATGGTTTTTTTGTGTATTTTTTCACGCTCTTTATTTTGCTTTTTTTTCTCTTGAAAAATCATCATACCGCGAGAAGGTATGTTTTCACTTTTTTTTCGCTCTATTTTTTTTATAAGGCGAGCGGATGGTTTGTAGGATTGGTGGTAGTTTCAGCGCTCATTAATTTTGCATTATCCAATCTTATTTACAGGTTAAAAGTCAAATCCGGAAAGACCTCGCTTCTGATTTTAAGTATTGTGATCAACCTTGCGATTTTGTTTTATTACAAATACACCAATTTTTTCATTACAGTTTCCAATGAAATTTTTACTACAGAACTTCATCCTTTGCATATTATATTACCAATCGGGATATCGTTTTTCACGTTTGAAAATTTAAGCTACACCATCGACGTTTACCGTGGCGATTTTGAACCTGCAAAAAAGTTTACAGATTATTTACTTTTCCTCTCATTTTTCCCGAAACTGATGATGGGACCTATTGTGAGAGCGCACGACTTTGTTCCGCAGATTAATAAACCCTACATCATATCTGAACGGGATTTTGCGATGGGATTTTATCTCATTGTATCAGGATTGGTTAAAAAACTGGTGATTTCAGACTATATCACACTCAATTTAGTTAATTATATTTTTGATACACCTTCACTTCACGCCGGACTTGAAAATCTGTTTGCAGTTTATGGTTATGCGATGGTAATTTATTGTGATTTCAGCGGTTACAGCGATATTGCAATTGGGATTGCACTTTGGTTAGGATTTAAAATTCCTGCCAACTTTTTCTCGCCTTACCAGAGTAAAAATATAACGGAATTCTGGAGGAGATGGCACATTTCGCTGTCTTCATGGCTCAAAGATTACCTTTATATTCCTTTAGGTGGAAACAGGAAATTTTCTGTTGCTTCGATTATTTTTGTGACCTTATTTTTGGTTGGAGCATTCCTGATGTCGGTCAATTTGTTCAAATTAAATTACATATACGCATCTTTAGTCTCGGTAGTTCTGCTTCTGATTTTTCTGCTTCCTGCGATTATTACAAAAAACTCAAAAGGTATTGCTGCTAATTTCAACCTTCTGACAACGATGCTTTTAGGCGGATTCTGGCACGGAGCAAGCTGGAATTTCATTATCTGGGGAGCTATTCACGGTATCGGACTTGGTTTGCATAAAATATGGATGCTTCTGACCGGAAAAGCGCTCTCCGGAATCAATAATTCTTTGATTTACAGAATTGTGATGGGAGTTTTTACATTCCATTTTGTATGTTTTGGGTGGATATTTTTCAGGGCAGAAAATTATGATGCGGCCATTACAATGATCAATCAGATCGTATATAATTTTGATGCGGAAGTATTTTTGCCTTTCTATGATAATTACAAAAAAGTAATCTGGATGATTGTTTTTGCGATGATCATTCATCTGATTCCTGATGACTGGGCCGAAAAAGGAGTTTTAAAATTAAAAACAATTCCTCTGGCAGCATATATTTTAGTATTTTTTGGATTTTTAATTCTCTATGGATACTTTAAATCTGTCGAACAGGTTTTACCAATTTACCTTCAATTTTAA
- a CDS encoding GDSL-type esterase/lipase family protein yields the protein MKFSHTILLFAFLTFSLNAHAQNIENEAVLKPFFENLSKNQVTQILFIGDSHIQADHLTGYLRKKFQDQYGNAGRGLVFPYQVANTNGAEDFSSVSNQPWETFRLVHEQKVFPQIGAAGFVIGNKEDSFLEITFKNPEDSFDKVVIYNDAKMKGGSFSLFNENQSLKDFVQKKSERINHTASENQTFHEIVSQYNTTTTKLRALNGDKILNPKAGSVYKVERNFLNYNPDFEQITEKIGDYKFTDSKTEIDFKSPQNVFLLKTNNPQGNTFYGFQFLKNVKKGIVFNTVGVNGATYSDFLKFPLQLEQLSKMKSDVLIIALGTNEAFGKFEKEEFQKNVTDVISKFRNENPDLPILLIGPPDNSPKENRTIEVISWIEESARQNNTAFFNLFEATGGKGSFKKAQARKEASGDGVHYLKPGYEKQAEAIWKAIKKPAEN from the coding sequence ATGAAATTTTCCCATACGATTTTATTATTTGCTTTTTTGACATTTTCACTCAATGCACATGCACAAAATATTGAAAATGAAGCGGTTTTAAAACCTTTCTTTGAAAATTTAAGTAAAAATCAGGTGACTCAGATTCTTTTTATCGGAGATTCACACATTCAGGCAGATCATTTGACAGGCTATCTACGGAAGAAATTTCAGGATCAGTACGGAAATGCGGGTCGCGGTTTGGTTTTTCCGTATCAGGTTGCCAATACCAATGGTGCTGAAGATTTTTCGTCGGTGAGTAATCAGCCTTGGGAAACCTTCCGTTTGGTTCATGAACAAAAGGTTTTTCCACAAATCGGAGCTGCCGGATTTGTGATTGGAAATAAAGAAGATTCCTTTCTTGAAATCACTTTTAAAAATCCTGAGGACAGTTTTGATAAGGTGGTAATTTACAATGATGCTAAAATGAAAGGCGGAAGCTTTTCTTTGTTTAATGAAAATCAGTCACTAAAAGATTTTGTTCAGAAGAAATCTGAAAGAATAAATCATACAGCTTCAGAAAATCAAACTTTTCATGAAATTGTGTCTCAATACAATACGACTACTACAAAATTGCGTGCCCTGAACGGCGACAAAATTTTAAATCCGAAAGCAGGCTCAGTTTATAAAGTTGAAAGAAATTTTCTAAATTATAATCCTGATTTTGAACAAATTACAGAAAAGATAGGCGATTATAAATTTACAGATTCAAAAACTGAAATTGATTTTAAAAGTCCTCAGAATGTATTTTTACTAAAAACAAATAATCCTCAGGGCAACACATTTTATGGTTTTCAGTTCCTGAAAAATGTGAAAAAAGGAATTGTTTTCAATACGGTCGGCGTGAACGGAGCCACTTATTCTGACTTTTTAAAATTCCCGCTTCAACTTGAACAGCTTTCAAAAATGAAGTCTGATGTTCTCATCATCGCTTTGGGGACGAACGAAGCTTTCGGAAAATTTGAAAAGGAAGAATTTCAAAAAAATGTAACTGATGTGATTTCCAAATTCAGAAATGAAAATCCAGATTTGCCAATTTTACTGATTGGTCCGCCGGATAATTCGCCAAAAGAAAACCGAACGATTGAAGTGATAAGCTGGATTGAAGAAAGTGCGCGTCAAAACAACACTGCTTTTTTTAATCTCTTTGAAGCAACAGGTGGAAAAGGTTCATTCAAAAAGGCTCAGGCAAGAAAAGAGGCGAGTGGCGATGGAGTTCATTATCTGAAGCCCGGATATGAAAAGCAAGCGGAAGCCATTTGGAAAGCGATAAAAAAACCTGCAGAGAATTGA